In a single window of the Diospyros lotus cultivar Yz01 chromosome 10, ASM1463336v1, whole genome shotgun sequence genome:
- the LOC127812227 gene encoding uncharacterized protein LOC127812227: protein MGKAGRDWAQIYAIYGMDDWQTPVFLFLHAIVFSSLSVLFLLYFDLICAFFESLFPGLPGGATRFAAGFTGSVTALSALCLFFAAGNIFYSAVPLHWDMAQRMVATVHDWSSVKHALDVGCGRGILLNAVAMQLKKAGSSGRVVGLTRPEPKTTVPILRTAGAEGVQEYVTCREGDVRRLPFGDNYFDVVVSAVFLHTVGKEFGQRTAAAGAERIRVLGEVVRVLKAGGVGVVWDLVHVPEYVQRLRELKMEEIRVSERVTAFMVSSHMVSFRKPSHDVAVSGEVRLDWRYNNIC from the coding sequence ATGGGGAAAGCTGGAAGAGATTGGGCGCAGATCTATGCAATCTACGGCATGGACGATTGGCAAACGCCGGTGTTCCTCTTCCTCCACGCGATCGTGTTTTCGTCGCTTTCCGTACTATTCCTCCTCTACTTCGACCTGATCTGCGCCTTCTTCGAGTCGCTCTTCCCGGGCCTCCCCGGCGGCGCCACCCGCTTCGCTGCCGGCTTCACCGGCTCCGTCACGGCGCTCTCCGCCCTATGCCTCTTCTTCGCCGCCGGCAACATCTTCTACTCCGCCGTGCCCCTCCACTGGGACATGGCCCAGCGCATGGTGGCCACCGTCCACGACTGGTCCTCCGTCAAGCACGCCCTGGACGTCGGCTGTGGCCGCGGCATCCTGCTCAATGCCGTCGCGATGCAGCTCAAGAAGGCCGGAAGCTCCGGCCGGGTCGTCGGGCTAACCCGACCCGAACCGAAGACCACGGTCCCCATCCTCCGGACGGCCGGAGCGGAAGGGGTCCAGGAGTACGTCACCTGCCGAGAAGGTGACGTGAGGAGGCTGCCGTTCGGGGACAACTACTTCGACGTGGTGGTGTCGGCGGTGTTTCTACACACGGTGGGGAAGGAGTTCGGGCAGCGGACGGCGGCGGCGGGGGCGGAGCGAATCCGGGTGCTGGGGGAAGTAGTCCGGGTGCTGAAAGCGGGGGGTGTGGGAGTGGTGTGGGACCTGGTCCACGTGCCGGAATACGTGCAGCGGTTGAGAGAACTGAAGATGGAAGAAATCAGAGTGTCGGAGCGTGTGACGGCCTTCATGGTGAGCAGCCACATGGTATCATTTCGGAAGCCCAGCCACGACGTCGCCGTTTCTGGCGAGGTGCGGCTTGATTGGAGATACAACAATATCtgttga